A genomic window from Halogeometricum sp. S3BR5-2 includes:
- a CDS encoding acyltransferase, with amino-acid sequence MSGVTMGTNCHIAESATVGHFLDESLGETVLGDDAVVRSGSVVYTDVVVGDRFSTGHNALVREGSRLGDDVLVGTNAILDGDVDVGSRVSIQSRAYLPAGTTLGDDVFVGPGAVVTNDPYPLRAEYVPDGANVADDASIGANATLLPGVSVGERAFVAAGAVVTDDVPPDTLAVGSPAVHRDLPPKLARGNEVA; translated from the coding sequence ATGAGCGGCGTCACGATGGGGACGAACTGCCACATCGCCGAATCGGCGACCGTGGGGCACTTCCTCGACGAATCGCTCGGCGAAACGGTGCTCGGCGACGACGCAGTCGTCAGATCCGGATCGGTCGTCTACACCGACGTGGTCGTCGGAGATAGGTTCTCCACCGGTCACAACGCCCTCGTCCGGGAGGGGTCTCGGCTCGGTGACGACGTGCTCGTGGGAACGAACGCTATTCTCGACGGCGACGTCGACGTCGGGTCGCGCGTGAGCATCCAGTCGCGCGCGTACCTCCCCGCCGGGACGACGCTCGGCGACGACGTGTTCGTCGGCCCGGGCGCCGTCGTCACGAACGACCCGTATCCGCTCCGCGCCGAGTACGTTCCGGACGGAGCGAACGTCGCCGACGACGCCTCCATCGGCGCGAACGCGACGCTGCTTCCCGGCGTCTCGGTCGGAGAGCGAGCGTTCGTCGCGGCCGGAGCGGTCGTCACCGACGACGTCCCCCCGGACACCCTCGCGGTGGGGTCCCCCGCGGTACACCGGGACCTGCCGCCGAAACTCGCGCGGGGGAACGAGGTCGCATGA
- a CDS encoding DegT/DnrJ/EryC1/StrS family aminotransferase, protein MSDHVDVEGSVPFASPDIGDREKERVASVLDSGMLASGAEVRRFESEFASYCGVDRGVATSNGTTALHAALRALGIGPGDRVLTTPFSFVATANAVRFCGATPVFADIHPETYNLDPRSVETALREDADGIDAILAVHLYGLPSDVGRLRELADEYEIPLVEDAAQAHGAEYDGERVGRFGDAACFSFYPTKNMTTGEGGMVVTDDENVAERAARFVNHGRDEEGAHAELGHNFRLTNLAAAIGRVQLDKLDGYTEARRRHAATLDAAVADSEPVSPVEPYGRRHVYHQYTVRCPNRSALRTHLESRGIGTGVYYPTPIHREPSFDRADETYPVAERAAEEVLSLPVHPGLTDSETERVANALRDYQ, encoded by the coding sequence ATGAGCGACCACGTCGACGTCGAGGGGAGCGTTCCGTTCGCCAGTCCCGACATCGGCGACCGGGAGAAAGAGCGGGTCGCCTCCGTCCTCGACTCCGGCATGCTCGCCTCGGGAGCGGAGGTTCGCCGGTTCGAGAGCGAGTTCGCGTCGTACTGCGGCGTCGACCGAGGCGTCGCCACGTCGAACGGGACGACGGCGCTGCACGCGGCCCTGCGAGCGCTCGGAATCGGACCGGGCGACCGCGTCCTCACGACGCCGTTCTCGTTCGTCGCGACGGCGAACGCCGTCCGCTTCTGCGGCGCGACGCCGGTGTTCGCGGATATACATCCGGAGACGTACAACCTCGACCCGCGGTCGGTCGAGACGGCGCTTCGGGAGGACGCGGACGGAATCGACGCCATCCTCGCGGTCCACCTGTACGGCCTGCCGTCGGACGTCGGCCGACTCCGCGAACTCGCCGACGAGTACGAGATACCGCTCGTCGAGGACGCCGCCCAGGCGCACGGCGCCGAGTACGACGGCGAACGCGTCGGGAGGTTCGGCGACGCGGCGTGCTTCTCGTTCTACCCGACGAAGAACATGACCACCGGCGAGGGCGGCATGGTCGTCACCGACGACGAGAACGTCGCCGAACGGGCCGCTCGATTCGTGAACCACGGCCGCGACGAGGAGGGGGCCCACGCCGAACTCGGGCACAACTTCCGCCTGACGAACCTCGCGGCGGCCATCGGACGCGTCCAACTGGACAAACTCGACGGTTACACGGAGGCGAGGCGGCGCCACGCGGCGACACTCGACGCCGCCGTCGCCGACTCCGAACCCGTCTCGCCCGTCGAACCCTACGGACGCAGACACGTCTACCACCAGTACACCGTCCGCTGTCCGAACCGCTCGGCGCTCCGCACCCACTTGGAGTCGCGCGGTATCGGCACCGGCGTCTACTACCCGACGCCCATCCACCGCGAACCGTCCTTCGACCGCGCCGACGAGACGTACCCCGTCGCGGAGCGCGCGGCAGAGGAGGTACTCTCGCTTCCGGTTCATCCGGGATTGACCGACAGCGAGACCGAACGCGTCGCGAACGCGCTACGAGATTACCAATGA
- a CDS encoding ArsR family transcriptional regulator — MNSTSETSKNSVEWDSVSYIISSRYRIAVLERLASGPATPSLIADHADDHMAHISRAIGELREESLVELLVSEDRRKGRVYGMTEQAQASWQVIEEQDLLDRRYQ; from the coding sequence ATGAACTCTACATCCGAAACGTCGAAGAACAGCGTCGAGTGGGACTCTGTCAGTTACATCATCAGTTCGCGGTACCGAATCGCGGTCCTCGAACGTCTCGCCTCCGGGCCCGCGACGCCGTCGCTCATCGCGGACCACGCGGACGACCATATGGCGCACATCTCGCGTGCGATAGGCGAACTGCGGGAGGAATCGCTGGTCGAACTCCTCGTCTCCGAGGACCGACGCAAGGGGCGAGTCTACGGGATGACAGAGCAGGCACAGGCGAGTTGGCAGGTCATCGAGGAACAGGACCTTCTGGACCGGCGCTATCAGTAG
- a CDS encoding right-handed parallel beta-helix repeat-containing protein produces MPRKTSNEQCTDERDSGGRTDALSRRSWLKLSGIAVTGTLFGSGVAAAHDTETPSSAEGTSVDAEDEAGADGSATTESGSANADGANLGGGEGYPNTVPQSAADYTAGSFSELESALGDAAEGQTVYVTGEISVDSTLTVPSGVSLASNRGIDGAQSGAITTDEEITMLEVEGDSRITGIRIGGPNSEYQEWDGYPAGAGIVSNGSGVEVDNCEIHGFAYAGVNGSNDEHVHHCDIHNNPQDGLGYGVDCTGGDQTIEYCTFNYNRHSVASSGSGSYTVRNNHFGPETVDHVIDVHPPGGETIIIENNTVEATEHVQDGGETEAVYIRGDVGEEGVIRNNWFYGSDPSDGGDPGEAVRTALSSWDEANVTLENNAYGSGEPNGDAGAPR; encoded by the coding sequence ATGCCACGGAAGACATCCAACGAGCAGTGTACCGACGAGCGAGACAGCGGTGGCCGGACCGACGCGCTGAGCCGTCGGTCGTGGCTGAAGCTCTCCGGTATCGCGGTCACCGGCACCCTCTTCGGAAGCGGCGTGGCGGCGGCCCACGACACCGAGACGCCGTCGTCCGCGGAGGGGACGAGCGTCGACGCCGAAGACGAGGCGGGTGCGGACGGTTCCGCCACGACCGAGAGCGGGTCGGCTAACGCCGATGGGGCGAACCTCGGCGGCGGCGAGGGCTACCCGAACACGGTCCCCCAGTCGGCGGCCGACTACACGGCGGGGTCGTTCTCCGAACTGGAGAGCGCCCTCGGCGACGCCGCGGAGGGACAGACCGTCTACGTCACCGGCGAGATAAGCGTCGACTCGACTCTCACTGTCCCGTCCGGGGTTTCGCTCGCGTCGAACCGCGGCATCGACGGCGCCCAGAGCGGTGCGATCACTACGGACGAGGAGATAACGATGCTCGAAGTCGAGGGTGACAGTCGCATCACCGGCATTCGCATCGGCGGCCCCAACTCCGAGTACCAGGAGTGGGACGGCTACCCGGCGGGTGCGGGCATCGTCTCGAACGGCAGCGGCGTCGAAGTGGACAACTGCGAAATCCACGGCTTCGCCTACGCGGGTGTCAACGGTAGCAACGACGAACACGTTCACCACTGCGACATCCACAACAACCCCCAGGACGGTCTGGGTTACGGCGTCGACTGCACGGGCGGCGACCAGACCATCGAGTACTGCACGTTCAACTACAATCGTCACAGCGTCGCCAGCAGCGGCAGCGGTAGCTACACCGTCCGAAACAACCACTTCGGCCCCGAGACGGTCGACCACGTCATCGACGTCCACCCGCCCGGCGGCGAGACCATCATCATCGAGAACAACACGGTCGAGGCGACAGAACACGTCCAGGACGGCGGCGAAACCGAAGCCGTCTACATCCGCGGCGACGTCGGCGAAGAGGGCGTCATCCGGAACAACTGGTTCTACGGGAGCGACCCGAGCGACGGCGGCGACCCCGGCGAAGCGGTCCGGACGGCGCTGTCCTCGTGGGACGAGGCCAACGTCACCCTCGAAAACAACGCCTACGGGTCCGGCGAACCGAACGGGGACGCCGGCGCGCCCCGTTGA
- a CDS encoding HalOD1 output domain-containing protein, producing the protein MTDTNDTIESLVRQAFAVDLEAEVAFREVLSAVIREANANDVDVRGSWPIPDDDTAGWDVEVTDVSPTSTTLPYDSEFPAMAVLEVVADREGVDVTDLPALQDQFDLRILEALHRSPDESKQRVQFEYCGYRVTVYPDDSVVIDE; encoded by the coding sequence ATGACGGACACTAACGATACGATAGAGAGTCTGGTTCGACAAGCCTTCGCGGTGGACCTCGAAGCGGAGGTGGCGTTTCGTGAGGTTCTGTCCGCGGTCATCAGGGAAGCGAACGCGAACGACGTCGACGTTCGGGGTAGCTGGCCGATTCCCGACGACGATACCGCCGGTTGGGACGTCGAGGTGACGGACGTCTCCCCGACTTCGACGACGTTGCCGTACGATTCGGAGTTCCCCGCCATGGCGGTTTTGGAGGTTGTCGCCGACCGCGAGGGCGTCGACGTGACCGACCTCCCCGCCCTCCAAGACCAGTTCGACCTCCGAATCCTCGAAGCGCTGCACCGCTCCCCGGACGAGTCGAAACAGCGAGTCCAGTTCGAGTACTGCGGATACCGGGTCACCGTCTATCCGGACGATTCGGTAGTGATCGACGAGTAA